The nucleotide window TTGGCCTTTCATATGGAATTTCAGTATGTTCCCATGCATCCaagtgataagcttcaacccagttgccaaaacgttcagaccaaccattataatcatcaatatccaaaagcttaggcggtttttgtgaAGTCCGcgtttcattttcaagcaatgTAGTCTGAGTAATGTTCATTGGaccagcaaaggcattataaaactcCTTATCCATGATTCGGTTTTCAAAAGTTCACAATTTTCAAATTTCAAGCAAAACcctcctttcaagcgaaatcaacaattaCTCACTTTCAAGCGAGACCTacttttgaagcggaatcaacaacaacctttttcaagcggaataggcacttgaagcggaatcacaaagtaagttcaagcggaatcaacctttgaagcgaaatcaagttgattcaagcggaatcagtcacAATCTCAAGTGGAACCTCTTTTCCAAGCGAAATCACTCAAGCAGAATGATATTTTCGAGCGGAACCAAAACAAAATTCCAAGCGGAATCACAGTGACGTCATCATTTCGAAaagaatttcaagcggaatagctaaAATATCAACTTTTAGATTGATTTTACttctgaaactttccaggatttgttaATATATGATTACGAGTGATGTGTGAAAATTTGAGTCAAATGTACCATCAAAAAATTTCACATTTTaaagaagaaggtgtagaaaacagaaaacacagctgaaatggcaagaactcttcctcttgagctctgataccacttgtaggatcgttttcagacccgaacgagtcgatcagaagagtttttcacCAATACAGGCGGCAGAAACAAGTGTATTGATGTTATttcagctgtattcactttaactTGTCGATTTTATTGATATAAAAGCCTTTTACAATCacgacgacacttcggcagcacttcgttgcaaaccggaagaCAACGCTACTGATTTCACTCCAAGTTGACCTATTTATAGccgatctgatttcgcttgaacatgtttCAAGAGAAATCAACATGTTACATATCGAGCGGAATCAGCCTATTATCATTCGAGCAGAATCAAAAATAATatggtatttcgcttgaaatgacaagaggtcatttcaagcggaatcacttacaaTTACCAACTTCTTGATTCCCGAGCCCTAATCTACCTAtatctatacaagactcgatacaagacgaagtcgacagacggatgcaccaaaaCTTTCTTTGGATAGTGCCGCTTCCAGTGTTTGAAATCTTTGATCGCTTCGAACTTCATTAATCCCCAAGTAGGCATATCACGTTCTCTGATAGGAAACATTAATGTTCTGACCTTGGGTAATTCTTCTACGTCCCACCTTGGCAGAGACATTATGTCTTGAATATACGTGAAATATTGAACCCCAAACTCTCTTCGGACCGCATATGCATTCACCTGAGGTAAATACCCCCAACTGATTATATCTCCCAAAGACACTTCTCTGTCTCTCTTGTTAAACTTCAACAGTCTTTTGAATTTTCTCTCAGTATCTTTGTTGAACCATTTCTTGCGTTCTTCGCGCTGCTCTTCTTTCGACATTTCATTAAAACTTTTATTCTTCACACTTTCCGTAACCTTCCTTCTCAACTCATCTTCATTCGCCTGACTGAAAAACTCTGCAAGCGTCAGAAGGTTAGAAGTATCAACATTTATATTCTCAGACTGTTCTTCATCACTACAGTCTTCTACTTCAACTCTGTCATAGatatcagcatcttcaacatatTTGTACTGATACTCAGGCTGCTGATTAATATCAAACTGATTCAGCTCCTCTTCAAAATCAAAGTTGAAATTAATTTCATCAACATGCGTCATCTTTACGATATCAGCTAGGTTATAAGTATGCAAGTATTCTCCTTCCTCTACACCATGTTCAAGACGTAGAATCAGTCTTGTAACATGATCTTCACTTTCATCAACATTCTTTGTATCATCAGGCTCCCCCTCACCTTCAGCATTCTCAGGTTCTTCATTAGCATCATCATGAAGATATTCGTCAATCTTTTCTTCATTAGACGCTTCAGTGATTTTAATGCCTGTAGAACCTTGATCATCATCATGATCACTACTTGCAGAATAAACATCGTCTGCATGATCTTTCATTATGTCatcatcattttcttcttcatcatcctcttcatcatcttcatcatcgtcaTCTACATCATCATCTTCTACTTCAACATCAAACACACCAGAGACTGAAGATATAGGACAAGGATCAAGAATATTAGTTTCTGGAGTTTTTGTTGGCTCAGATACAACTATTGCCCTTTCAGTTACTTCAGCATCACCTTCAATTTGAACACATTTGCCTTTGTTTTTAATTTCAACTTCGATCTCAACTTTACGTCTAGCTTGGACTTCTTCAAGCTCGATCTCTTAAAAtctttgttcaacagactttccGATCAAATtctctgttggtgcatacgtctgtcgacttcgtcttgtatcgagtcttgtatgtacatagatagatcagggctcgtaaATCAAGAAAACATATAATTTCGCATGAataggtaatttcgcatgaaatcatgaacttgtaattccacacgaaatcaccttgtaatttcgcacgaaattataatttcgtctGAAAtgtgattccgtttgaaagttcatgcgaaattaggaagcctataaatagcagcCCTGTAATTTCGTTTGATTCATTCATGTATGTGTGTTTCCGGAGCCGAAGTGTTGCCGAAGTGTCGTTACGCTGTAAAACTTTGTTAGATTAATTagaaagacatttaaagtgaatatctagctgaacCGAACTtgatatgtctgtttccgcctttcatattgagtagaacgcctctgaacgactcattttggttggtaaaacgatcctacaagtggtatcagagtttTTCCGGGTGGTCAAAGTTTTTCctgtaacatttcgtattttcaaactttccatttttggaaagtctacttgtactttctatttttgtaagttgtacctttgtcgTACTTGATTCTAATTCCAAacttgtactcgagacttgaagtcataatgaaattgcatgattttatccatattttgtgtttgaatactatgaatcattgaaactatgaaactatgttaaacacgttgaaactatgttaaacacgttgaaactatgttaaacacgttgaaactatgttaaacacgtaaaaacagaggaactccatcttaatttcgactctttaattcatcattgccaagagattaccctaaaacgtacaaaaattgggaatttatacgctaattccgtaaaaatattgaagtttgggttaaatttgattattctattattttattattattttaaatgaataaaataacaatttaaattaaataaataattattttctaaatttttattgatttttaagcATTTCCGTTAGCGAATCTAACCCCGTTGGTGAAAACCGGTTAAATAAGACTAACCAGGTTAAGTTtactaaagggcagcactaactgagtcagaaaactcagttagtggctaacccagttagtcaggCTAATTAATAACAAAAAGGTGGTTTAAATGCATCAAACAGGATTCGAACCCGCGACCCTTCACTCAACAAACGCGCACACAACCAGCTGGGCTGGGTCTTGGACTGGTGATAAGTTTGAGATCCAATTACATTTAACATgtaattaaatgctgaatttgaaTCAAAATAACCGCTCAAAACCGTATGTCTTCTCCGGCCTTTGGTTGTTTAACCGGAACCGGTGACCATTCATGCTCTGTTTTCCCGTAACCGATCACCTCCACTCACCTATATATATCCGGCTATCTTTTCTTCATTCGATCCCTTTCACTCGTTCATTAAAACCGAAATAAAACAGAACCGAAACACCGACTCGAAACCACTCGACTCGCCAGAACCCGTACACGCCTCACCGGAGCTCACCACCACCGGACCACCGTCATCACCGCCTCCGGCCACCACCTACCCGTCTCCGACCGGTAACCTTCCGATTCAATTATTCTTTTATTTTCGTTTATCTTTTGATTATTcagttatatttttattaatattattattattattattattattattattattatataaatcaGAATTATAGTATATAAATACATATAATCAGATATATTTTTTTCtgattattaattaaatcagaagtatttataaaatcagaattttataAACCTATATATTATTTTctgatttattaattaatttaataaatcagttttataattTCAGAATCTATAATTATTATTCcagaattattattgttaaaacagaattattatttaaaataatcagaatttttatttaaatatcaGAATTTGTTTataatcagaatttatattaCTTGTTTCAGAATTTTACttcttatttatttaaatcagatttataactattatttatttaaaaacagtttttattatttcagaatttatatttaaatctgaattattttcagatttattacttcagaatttatgtttattatttcagaatttctatttattattttcagaattatatatatatatatatatatttcagaattattaATAAATAAGTCAGAATTATTATTTGTGTTATTTATTTAATCAGAAATTATTTATAACTAGAATTGTTGTTATTATATACTTATTAAATTAGAatgttaatttatttttttcagatttattatcttatttcaatataactagaattttataaataagtttattatttatagaaTTGTTAACTAAAGTTAGGTATTtattttaaattgttaatttaaaataattgtatacatatttaaatttttatttatttaatccaaCATTTTGGAAATTCTATTTGTGATGTTTTGGTAAGATTAGTATTTATTTTACCTATTTAATTGTCATATTATAATTCCCaaaattcccaatatttaacaaaaTCCTTCCAAcctaatagggtaattctcttgtgcacgatcttcttggaaaatccctgattctattatctttttccaatatacacaacgcaacctaaggtgagtatacttgacccattttctttttacacgtttgggtgtagtatgcatttccttatCAAAAACACAATGATAAACACTTTCATTGCACAATCTATCCATACTATTGTGAAACTACTTGATCATTGATTATCTATGTTGTGCTGATGTTAACATCTATGGCTacatgttcattaactttgcaagcctcccctatcaatggcagcgctgtaggttgtaacgcccctcccgtatatacgggtattgttaggtttaatctattaactctattaccaccctttcgagggttaggctatgttaattgcgtaactatggtttggacatgtggatttcatcgttacgagtatgacagttaattgaatatcagttgttcacatggattagatttgataaactattaactctattatgctatattcaaacctgtatactcgccagcaattatttgttgattgtattttaaatgcatactgcaggctgaggattcaagaaaacaagaaaaggctaggatggcttagaaacccatcaactatttaaatttacaatctatgttatgtactttttcatttccatgtattgtatgaaacttatgaatatcaatgaaataaactttaattattgtcacaactagtgttatgatgtctttgaacagtttgtacgtctcatctcgatgtttccgccatcggttggggtgtgacatattggtatcagagccataactatagggaattaggattgccttgctttacctagtctatagtttaagagctttctcatttacttgctgttaaagacattatcctttgctttcttctttgcttctctctattcttttggacttctaatatacaagcctttcctaaggctaacacaatacacacttggaagctttgaagacactcttataacacaatcgaaatgattcatcaagataggggtgattcccacacttggtgatgatttttactcagctatactttgattttgcacgaaatctaccctcaagttaggagtgatatccaaatcttgatgggagttttccatttcctaatctagtggaccctcatctttggatgggtactaaccacgttagggtacgatgttatcaagttagaggtgaaactcgcatcttgttaa belongs to Helianthus annuus cultivar XRQ/B chromosome 5, HanXRQr2.0-SUNRISE, whole genome shotgun sequence and includes:
- the LOC110943014 gene encoding MATH and LRR domain-containing protein PFE0570w-like, whose product is MTSSLEYKFGIRIKYDKEIELEEVQARRKVEIEVEIKNKGKCVQIEGDAEVTERAIVVSEPTKTPETNILDPCPISSVSGVFDVEVEDDDVDDDDEDDEEDDEEENDDDIMKDHADDVYSASSDHDDDQGSTGIKITEASNEEKIDEYLHDDANEEPENAEGEGEPDDTKNVDESEDHVTRLILRLEHGVEEGEYLHTYNLADIVKMTHVDEINFNFDFEEELNQFDINQQPEYQYKYVEDADIYDRVEVEDCSDEEQSENINVDTSNLLTLAEFFSQANEDELRRKVTESVKNKSFNEMSKEEQREERKKWFNKDTERKFKRLLKFNKRDREVSLGDIISWGYLPQVNAYAVRREFGVQYFTYIQDIMSLPRWDVEELPKVRTLMFPIRERDMPTWGLMKFEAIKDFKHWKRHYPKKVLVHPEYAGMKIDQSQIPISEQMVISRLRSQYIERGSLKASRENFEDAEIQFEFLEEKDRDCLRMLKLKNTSKNSTKTDKD